A single region of the Candidatus Methylomirabilota bacterium genome encodes:
- a CDS encoding tRNA (adenine-N1)-methyltransferase, which yields MPGDTPFQAGEPVLLIDERRGKRHLVVLRPGVAFHSDRGYIGHDALIGASDGTTVKSSMGTAFLALRPTLGEYVLEMPRGAQVIYPKDLATICFFADIGPGQVVCEAGLGSGALTLALLRAVGPSGRVISYETREEFARRACRNIEARLGDGLPLTVRMQDVYAGIEERALDRVLLDLPEPWRLVEAAATALRAGGIFCAYVPTLPQAQQTHEALAAHPAFALAETFETLLRPWHIAGLSVRPAHRMVAHTGFITLARRVLPRAGGARVAPPAPDEPEEPEPA from the coding sequence ATGCCGGGCGACACGCCGTTCCAGGCGGGTGAGCCGGTGCTCCTCATCGACGAGCGCCGCGGCAAGCGCCACCTCGTCGTGCTCCGCCCGGGCGTCGCCTTCCATTCCGACCGCGGATACATAGGCCACGACGCCCTCATCGGGGCGTCCGACGGCACGACGGTCAAGAGCTCGATGGGGACCGCGTTTCTGGCCCTCCGCCCCACCCTCGGCGAGTACGTGCTGGAGATGCCGCGGGGGGCGCAGGTGATCTATCCCAAGGATCTGGCCACCATTTGCTTCTTCGCCGACATCGGGCCGGGGCAGGTCGTCTGCGAGGCCGGCCTGGGCTCCGGCGCGCTCACCCTGGCCCTGCTCCGGGCGGTCGGGCCGAGCGGGCGGGTCATCTCCTACGAGACGCGCGAGGAATTCGCCCGGCGGGCGTGCCGGAACATCGAGGCCCGGCTCGGCGACGGTTTGCCGCTCACGGTGCGGATGCAGGACGTCTACGCCGGCATCGAGGAGCGGGCCCTGGACCGGGTCCTTCTCGACCTGCCGGAGCCCTGGCGCCTGGTCGAGGCGGCGGCCACGGCGCTCCGGGCCGGCGGCATCTTCTGTGCCTACGTGCCCACGCTGCCCCAGGCCCAGCAGACACACGAGGCGCTTGCCGCCCATCCCGCGTTCGCGCTGGCCGAGACCTTCGAGACGCTCCTCCGGCCGTGGCACATCGCCGGGCTGTCGGTCCGTCCGGCTCACCGCATGGTGGCCCACACGGGCTTCATTACCCTGGCCCGTCGCGTCCTGCCGCGGGCGGGCGGCGCGCGGGTCGCGCCGCCCGCGCCGGACGAGCCGGAGGAGCCGGAGCCGGCCTAA
- a CDS encoding NCS2 family permease: MLDSYFKIRERGTTVGTEVLAGVTTFMVMAYIIFVNPAILSFAGVPALQGQGPPFQPTLAATCLVAAVMTAAMGLASNYPLAIASGMGLNAVVAFQLIAGYKLPWPAAMGVIVLEGVAITILVLTGFREAVMNAIPLSQKRAISVGIGLFILFIGLVNGGVVKPGTGIPVTLGSLSDLRVGVAVVGLFVTIFLLALRVRGALLLGIVLTTALAVALNLVSGGNIWTLPGVAVVPTQIVAWPDFSTLGRGLNFEVFTRLGVLTALLAIFSIMLSDFFDTMGTVVGIGAEAGWLDQNGRLPRLKRVLVVDSLAAVAGGLGSASSATTYIESAAGVGVGGRTGLTSVVVAVCFLLALFFAPLAAIVPPEATAAALVVVGYLMCTIVREIPFGDVEEGLPALLTMTLMPFSYSITNGIGAGFIAYTFIRVVRGKADEVHPMMYAAALAFVLYFALR; the protein is encoded by the coding sequence ATGCTCGACTCCTACTTCAAGATCCGGGAGCGCGGCACGACGGTGGGCACCGAAGTGCTGGCCGGGGTCACCACCTTCATGGTGATGGCCTACATCATCTTCGTGAACCCGGCCATCCTCTCGTTCGCCGGCGTGCCGGCTCTCCAGGGGCAGGGCCCGCCGTTCCAGCCGACCCTCGCGGCCACCTGCCTGGTGGCGGCGGTGATGACGGCGGCGATGGGCCTGGCCAGCAACTACCCGCTGGCCATCGCCTCCGGGATGGGACTCAACGCGGTCGTCGCCTTCCAGCTGATCGCGGGCTACAAGCTGCCGTGGCCGGCAGCCATGGGCGTCATCGTCCTGGAGGGCGTGGCGATCACGATCCTCGTGCTGACCGGCTTCCGCGAAGCGGTGATGAACGCCATCCCGCTCTCGCAGAAGCGGGCCATCTCGGTGGGCATCGGGCTGTTCATCCTCTTCATCGGCCTCGTGAACGGGGGGGTGGTGAAGCCGGGCACCGGGATCCCGGTCACGCTCGGCTCGCTGAGCGACCTGCGGGTGGGGGTCGCCGTGGTCGGGCTCTTCGTCACCATCTTCCTCCTCGCCCTGCGGGTCCGCGGCGCCCTGCTGCTCGGGATCGTGCTCACCACCGCGCTGGCCGTCGCGCTGAATCTTGTCAGCGGCGGCAACATCTGGACGCTGCCCGGGGTGGCGGTCGTCCCGACCCAGATCGTCGCCTGGCCCGACTTCTCGACGCTCGGCCGGGGGCTGAACTTCGAGGTGTTCACGCGCCTGGGCGTCCTGACCGCGCTCCTCGCCATCTTCTCGATCATGCTCTCCGACTTCTTCGACACGATGGGCACGGTGGTCGGGATCGGCGCCGAGGCCGGGTGGCTCGACCAGAACGGCCGCCTCCCGCGCCTCAAGCGGGTGCTGGTGGTCGACTCGCTGGCCGCCGTCGCCGGGGGCCTCGGCAGCGCCTCGTCGGCCACGACCTACATCGAGTCGGCGGCGGGCGTCGGGGTCGGGGGGCGGACCGGACTGACCTCGGTGGTGGTGGCGGTCTGCTTCCTGCTGGCGCTCTTCTTCGCGCCGCTGGCCGCGATCGTGCCCCCCGAGGCCACGGCGGCGGCCCTCGTCGTCGTCGGCTATCTGATGTGCACCATCGTCCGCGAGATCCCGTTCGGAGACGTCGAGGAGGGGCTGCCCGCCCTCCTGACGATGACGCTGATGCCGTTCAGCTACTCGATCACCAACGGCATCGGCGCCGGATTCATCGCCTATACCTTCATCAGGGTCGTCCGCGGCAAGGCCGACGAGGTGCATCCCATGATGTACGCGGCCGCCCTCGCCTTCGTCCTCTACTTCGCGTTGCGCTGA
- a CDS encoding acyl-CoA dehydrogenase family protein translates to MEKFRGVDYYAIESLFSEEERMVRDAVRDWVEAEFLPVVPEHHRAGTFPMELVPKLGELGVFGATLKGYGCAGLNNVAYGLIMQELERGDSGLRSFASVQSGLVMYPIHRYGSEAQKERWLPALQTGSAIGCFGLTEPDHGSDPASMKTRALRKGDGFVLNGTKLWITNGSAADVAVVWAKGDDGEIGGYLVERGTPGFATLDITGKFSMRASITSELSFQDCRIPLENKLPGVSGIRGPLSCLTQARYGIAWGAVGAAMACYDWALQYAQARIQFGKPIAAFQLVQRKLVWMITEITKAQFLCLQLGRLKDLGSARPQQVSMAKMNNVWMALETARMARDIMGAAGIVDEQPVIRHLLNLETVITYEGTHDIHTLIIGRDITGLDAFV, encoded by the coding sequence ATGGAGAAGTTCCGCGGCGTCGACTACTACGCGATCGAGTCGCTCTTCTCGGAGGAAGAACGCATGGTGCGCGACGCCGTGCGCGACTGGGTGGAAGCGGAGTTTCTCCCGGTCGTCCCCGAGCACCATCGCGCCGGCACGTTTCCCATGGAGCTGGTGCCCAAGCTCGGGGAGCTCGGGGTATTCGGGGCGACGCTCAAGGGCTACGGCTGCGCCGGCCTCAACAACGTCGCCTACGGGCTCATCATGCAGGAGCTCGAGCGGGGAGACTCGGGCCTCCGTAGTTTCGCGTCGGTCCAGAGCGGGCTCGTCATGTACCCGATCCACCGGTACGGGTCCGAAGCGCAGAAGGAGCGCTGGCTGCCCGCCCTCCAGACGGGGAGCGCGATCGGCTGCTTCGGCCTGACCGAGCCCGACCACGGGTCGGACCCGGCCTCCATGAAGACGCGCGCCCTCCGGAAGGGCGACGGCTTCGTCCTCAACGGGACCAAGCTCTGGATCACGAACGGCTCCGCCGCGGACGTCGCCGTGGTGTGGGCCAAGGGGGACGACGGCGAGATCGGGGGGTACCTGGTCGAGCGCGGGACCCCGGGCTTCGCGACCCTGGACATCACCGGGAAGTTCTCGATGCGGGCGTCGATCACCTCGGAGCTGTCGTTCCAGGACTGCCGGATCCCGCTGGAGAACAAGCTGCCGGGGGTGTCGGGCATCCGGGGCCCTCTCTCCTGCCTCACCCAGGCCCGCTACGGGATCGCCTGGGGCGCGGTCGGGGCGGCGATGGCCTGCTACGACTGGGCCCTCCAGTACGCCCAGGCCCGCATCCAGTTCGGGAAGCCCATCGCGGCCTTCCAGCTCGTCCAGCGAAAGCTCGTCTGGATGATCACCGAGATCACCAAGGCGCAATTCCTGTGCCTCCAGCTCGGGCGACTGAAGGATCTGGGGAGCGCGCGCCCGCAGCAGGTCTCGATGGCGAAGATGAACAACGTCTGGATGGCGCTGGAGACCGCGCGGATGGCGCGCGACATCATGGGCGCGGCGGGGATCGTGGATGAGCAGCCCGTCATCCGGCACCTGCTGAACCTCGAGACCGTCATCACCTATGAGGGCACCCACGACATCCACACGCTGATCATCGGGCGGGATATCACCGGCCTCGACGCCTTCGTGTAA